A stretch of the Vigna radiata var. radiata cultivar VC1973A chromosome 7, Vradiata_ver6, whole genome shotgun sequence genome encodes the following:
- the LOC106766040 gene encoding uncharacterized protein LOC106766040 has translation MASSQSGCSCSKTTGKGASHSSQGAVSRGGGITPICYCGDFAVLKVTKTARNAGRQFWACRHYKGAFTSGMSCNFFKWFGEENDDDRDGTNVRQSNKRTTDMESAVKELQRKMKLVVGVGVVVIVLNIIILGLFLG, from the exons ATGGCTTCTTCACAAAGTGGTTGTTCTTGTTCGAAGACAACGGGCAAAGGAGCTTCGCATTCATCACAGGGTGCTGTTTCGAGGGGTGGTGGGATAACCCCTATTTGCTACTGTGGTGATTTTGCTGTACTGAAAGTTACGAAAACTGCAAGGAATGCTGGGAGGCAATTTTGGGCATGTCGTCATTATAAG GGTGCATTTACAAGTGGAATGTCATGTAACTTTTTCAAGTGGTTTGGTGAAGAGAACGATGATGATAGAGATGGTACAAATGTGAGGCAAAGCAACAAGAGGACCACTGATATGGAAAGTGCTGTGAAAGAGTTGCAGAGAAAGATGAAGTTAGTAGTTGGAGTTGGGGTTGTTGTTATTGTGCTTAACATCATCATATTGGGGCTGTTTTTAGGTTGA